TAAAGCTTAAGCATTGGTTTACTTACTCTGTTTCGAAATTCATAAACGGTTTATAAAAATTGGGATTAATCCGAGATCCttaagaaaaccctaaattgtGGCAATAAACAACTAAATTGTAGTCATAAAAAAAGCcaaattttcgtttttattatattcatgtTTATATAGGTTTGGTAAAGAGTAAATTTGTTGGGTGAGAAGATGCAAGAATTAAAATTACTTGACCTAGACGCAATGACTAACAAGAAAATACAGTGCCATTGTCCAATACCTATATGCCACTTCAGTAACGTGTTATCTCAAgtcttgatatttttgttattaagcTACTAGATTAGTATGCACATCTAAGAAATAGAGATTCTTGAAAATTTATTCGAGTCCATCAAATCTTCTCACATTCAGTGTAATGGCGGATTCGATTCCTGCATGTTTCTTGACTCAAGCCGACGCTTTACTTAGGAAGAATTTAGTTTTCCAGGTATCAGTATACTTAAACAACTAAAATGGCTAAAACAGAGTAAGAACTTTACAATAAAGTTTCGTTTATCTTTGATGCAGAGACGGAACATATGGAGCAATATACGTCTCATCACGATCCCTTTCTTCCTCTGTCTACTTCTCCTTGTTGTCCAAATGCTCTTCGACACACAATTCAACGACGTTCATGGTCAATGTGGCTGCAAAGAGAAAGCTTGTGACTTAAGGTATTCCACTTCAGAGCAAGCAGCGTTTTGCGCCATTCCTAATCCACCACAATGGACTCCGTTACTTCAAATCCCAGCTCCTCAATACCGAGCCAGGACCCCACAACCGAGTCATTCTTTTCCTGCAACTTTTCTCTTCACCGGAAAGAATCAGTCCCTCGGAAAAGGTATAAACCCTAATGggatattaattttattttcttatgtgacaatgaaattgtttgttttgacaGTTCTAATGGGAAATATGCAAAGCAAATCATCTGAATTTGATGGAAATTTAGCCAATTATGTCTTGGTAAGTGCAATGTAGCATCTTGGTTATACAATTTTGTGTTTTCTCGTTCTCTGACTTTATAATAGATATGCAGGGCTCATCATCTTTCCCTGCATACACCAATCATATGGACTCTGCTTTCATCTCAGATCTTCCCATTTATAACATCCAACATGAATGCTCACCAAACTCTTCTTTCTCAACCTTAACTCACCAATCACCTCTTGCTTTCCCTAAAGGTATACCAAAACAACTTCCCATTTACAATATCAAAATCTTAAAATCTTTTCAAGAATGCTCTtataaaaacagaggatttcTCTCTTATGTTTAGAGGTAAAATGTGTCCAAGGCTTAAATATGTGGGTGGATAGTTCTTCCGATGTGAACAGCGAGCTTTTTAAGGGCTACCGAAAAGGAAATCCAAACAAGAAGATCAATGAGTTTCCTGGAGGTCTATTCTCATCACCTCATCTCACTTCTTTGTAATAATAGCTAGTGTTTTATGTCTTAACTTCTTTGCATTTTATAGCTTTTGATTTTCAGAACACAAATGGCAACAATCTCAATGTTTCTGTTTGGTACAACTCCACATACAAGAACGATACAGTGGTTCGACCTATGGCTCTGATTCGAGTCCCTCGCTTAGTTAATCTGGTGCATTTTGTGCTTAACCCTTTACACAAACATAGATGTTATCATTTAATTACCACACAATCTTAAtctcatatttgtatttttttttctttttctgtaacGTTTTCAGGCATCTAATGCATATCTTGAGTTCCTAAAAGGTTCTGAGACAAAGATACTATTTGATTATGTCAAGGAAATGCCTAAACCAGAGACTAAACTGAGCCTAGATATCGCCTCTCTAATCGGCCCACTCTTCTTCACATGGGTCATTCTGTTATTATTCCCTGTAAGTCTTTACACTATCAGaatgaaaacattttaaatcaTTCTTCATTCTCGGCTTTGATCGGTTGAATCATATTATAGGTGATCTTAACAACACTGGTCTATGAGAAACAACAGAGGTTAAGAATCATGATGAAAATGCATGGACTTGGTGATGTTCCTTACTGGATAGTTTCATACACTTATTTTCTTCTGGTATCAATTCTCTACATGTTGTGCTTCGCTATATTCGGTTCAGCCATTGGTAAGAAGAATAACTCAAACTCTATCCAATATGTTACCTGTGAAATCTTATAATGTTCCTTGTCAGTTCTTGATGCTTTTAGTCTTCTGCAGGGTTAAACTTCTTTAGGCTTAACGACTTTAGTATCCAACTTGTGTTCTTCCTGATATACATAAATCTTCAAATATCACTCGCCTTTTTAGCCTCTGCAATGTTTTCAGATGTTAAAACGGCTACAGGTTTAGTATTTATCCCGGCTATGATTCAAGATTCGTCAAATTAACCAAGTTCGTTAAGAACTATTAcatttttcatttgaaatttcAGTTATCGCATACATATATGTCTTTGGAACCGGTCTCCTAGGAATCTTTCTTTTCCAATTCTTCTTGGAAGATCCTCTCTTTCCAAGTAAGTTCTTAAACCCGAATCAGACCATTCGctagatttatatattatgattcatcatgtgatttttttttgttgttactcTAGGAGGATGGATAATTGCAATGGAGTTATACCCTGGATTTACTTTATACCGCGGGCTATATGAGTTATCACAGTCTGCATTTGAGGGAGATTACCGCGGAATTGATGGAATGCGATGGAGAGATTTTGAGAATAATGGAATGAAACAAGTTATTTGTATCATGCTCATTGAGTGGTTGTTACTTCTTGTTTCAGCATATTACATTGATCAAAGCACTTACTCTAGGAAAcatccattcttcttcttcctacgaCAAAACtcttcaaagaagaaacaacatcACTACTTCTCTAACAACCAAACTTCAAAAGTTGTCGTTGAAATGGAAAAACCAGATGTGTGTCAAGAGGTAAATTAAGAGAGATAAGAAGATCAAGTTCAGTTTGAACATTGACAAGGATGAGTAAGATTTTgtatgcatcttttttttttggtgtcagAGGGAGAAAGTAGAGCAGCATCTACTTGAATCATCGGCAAACTGCGCGGTTTTATGCAATAATCTCAAGAAGGTGTACTCAGGTAAGGATGGCAATCCTCAGAAAGTTGCGGTAAGAGGATTATCTCTGGCTTTACATCAAGGAGAATGCTTTGGCATGCTTGGTCCTAATGGAGCAGGCAAAACTTCTTTCATCAACATGGTCCGTACGTTTGAATATTAATCTTTTATGTCTAATAAACTCCAACTGTTAATGAGTGCAATCTCTCGCATCTTCTAGAGTCTAGACAACCTCTTTGGCATATGTACTAATGTTTCTGTGTAGATGACAGGAATCATCAAACCATCGTCTGGCACAGCATTTGTCCAAGGTCTTGACATACTAACCGATATGGACCGGATATATACAACAATTGGAGTCTGTCCACAACATGAGtaaatatctctatatataatctCTGTTCCTTTCTTTTACTTTGAGGCTGTCCTGTTTCTTAGTccatttcatttgatttttctGCAGTCTCTTGTGGGAGAAACTGAGTGGAAGGGAACATCTACTGTTTTATGGAAGGCTCAAGAATCTCAAAGGGGTTGTCTTGACACAAGTAACTTTTATGTTTTGACGAGATTGGTTTGTGAATGACTTgtgtataaaagtaaaaactgatTGATCGTTTTCTCGGGTTTAATTAGGCTGTCGAAGAGTCGCTTCGCAGTGTCAACCTTTTCCATGGAGGGATTGGTGAGAAACAAGTTGGGAAATACAGTGGAGGGATGAAGAGACGGCTCAGCGTTGCCATTTCTCTCATAGGAAACCCCAAAGTAACTTGAAAAACCTCTTTTGGTATCTAAGATCGTCTATGATAAGATTATTTTCTGTAATGTCTTTTGTGGTTTGTCAAGGTTGTTTACATGGATGAGCCAAGCACCGGGCTTGATCCAGCCTCGAGGAAGAGTTTATGGGATGTAGTAAAACTGGCTAAACAAAAAGGGGCGATAATACTCACGAGTGAGTGTTCATATCTCCCTTTGGTTTGCCACATATATAATGTCATcatacaaacatacaaaaagacTTCAGCTTTGGTTTTATGTTTCAGCACATTCAATGGAAGAAGCTGAAGTTTTATGTGATCGTCTTGGAATTTTCGTTAATGGTAGTTTGCAATGCATAGGCAATCCAAAGGAGGTACTGTATAACGAAAAcacatcttatatatatatatatatacttaaaaatcGTTATAAACAGAGAGTAGCTGAATTAACGACCTATTTCAAAACCTGAACTTGAGCCAGTCTTTAACTAAAACCTTAATGACAGTTGAAGGGTCGATATGGAGGATCCTATATACTGACTGTGACAACTTCAGAGGAACACGAGCAAGAAGTGGAGCAATTAGTGGATACTATTTCTAAGAATGCAAAGAAGATATATCGAACGGCGGGGACTCAGAAGTTTGAGCTTCAAAAGCAAGAGGTGAAGATCGCAGAGGTCTTTCAAGCATTGGAGAAGGCAAAGATGATGTTTCCGGTGGTGGCTTGGGGACTCGCAGACACAACTCTTGAAGATGTCTTTGTGAAGGTTGCTCAAACTTCTTAGCTAATTTAACAACGTTTTCAATGTCTTCTATATCTTCTTGACCAATCTCAATCTTAATTTCATCTTATGTTAAACAACTATTACTCCAATTGATAACTCAACAAAATTCCATTATTTACTTACAgtgttttgattttctaatttttcttatattatttgatttctaattaattttgttattacaaatatttttgttctacAAATGTCAAATCTTGTCCACTTTCTGACTcctaaaactttataaaaggaAAAGTCATTTTGTCAAGGTTAGAGCTCATCActgtatttattttgttatggtATTAAATTGCatgaaaaataagtttttttagaATGTCACTTGCccacaacaatttttttaaatgctcTCTTTCAATATAACcttattaaacaaattaaaatattgagaTACACTCAAATAAGTGTGTAACCTTCTAAatgtatatacaaaatataaaattttacaaatatcttATGAGATTTTTTATAACCTGTTTGTTTGTGGATGATTTAATAGAAACCATTTTTTTCATGCATTGGAGAGGGTAAAGATAATGTTTCCGGTGGTGGCTCGGAAACTTGCAGACAACTTTTGAAGATGTCTTTGTAAAGGTTACCCAAACTTCTTAACTAACAATGTTTTCAATGTCCTCTCTTGATCGATCTCAATCTTTTCTACGTCTTATCTCAAGTTCAAAGTCacaaattatatttcatataacTGTCTCTAGCCACTTATATGCTCTTAATACGAAGGAAGCATGCATAATTGTATATACACAACCGGACTAAGAAAATTTGTCAACTagttttattatgatttttttttttttgacaatgacTAGTTTTATTATGATTGTGATTAAGAGAAAACAActcttttttaatcaaattattaaattcaTCTTGTCGTTTTTTGGTATTATTGACGTGACACTTCTAAGATTctcaattaatttatattactcACCTGCGTTTTTGCTGTctaaatgattttgttattaaaaactaCAGTAATACGACAAAATTTCATCACTTCAAAGATATGGCAGATAAAAATagtatatacgtatatatatatatagtgactAATCCATTAATCAAAAAATgcattataaattttaaacaaatttgtgACTGatgcaataattttattttaatatacatgTGAATGTGGAATAGTTTAACAAATTTATTATCACTAGTTCGATTAGGCAACTTTTGAATTGATTTATTATCACTTTCTAAGATTTTCAACTCAAAAGTTGCCTGATAATAAATTTGTTAAACTATTCCACACTCACAATAGTTCTAACAACAATATTTTATACCAAACTATTATTACTAAATTTGTTATTTCTAACAACAATAGTTCTttttcgaaagaaaaaaaaaaacaagaatagtTATATCTTACGCATCAGCATCATTTATTTattccgaccaaaaaaaaaaattcagcatCATTTATTTTCGTAAAGAGTTAATACGAACTTCTAAAAAGGGAAACTCAATGATCATGATAGTCTTCATTTTAGACGTAATATATTCCACGAATAATAAACGAGTCTCTTCATCTTATCCCTTTGTTATCGCTTTCTTAACTCTCATTTGTCCCTATTCCTATGCTTCTTGGTCTATTCTTCCTTTATcgatcaaaataaaatttactttgtcaaattttttttttctttctgaataataaggAGACAAACGTTGAGGAAACCTATACGATTGCAGGAGCTAAGTTCAAAAACGTTTggtataaaatatacaaaacaaaaccttcACCAACAATTGAGAGGCATAAGCATAAGAATGTTTTAGTTATGTCTAAaagataatttataattaactaaGTGGTTAAAATTTTCAACGAATGGTTTGGAAATTAAAACTTACTCTGGTtgccaaaaactacaaattCATTTCGGATATACTTTTCAAACCAGAGAGTTCGTACAAAtcaaaattctagaaattttaCCATTTAGGCAAGTGGTCCGTGCCTCCGTGGGAGGCATTTATGAATGGGGGACTTTGTTCGTGACCACGACGAGCACGCACACATACTAAAAactcaataaataaaaaaagtaaaaacgaaAGAAACAttcaaaaagagagaaaatgtgTATATACTAAAATAGAATAAATCTAATcgtgataaataaataaataaataaatagaagtaTTCAAACAATACAGTGAGACGAGCACGCACACATAcatcttaaaattatttttctacaaaataatatagatttttctacaaaataatatagaacaattaaaaaatactaaaaatggtttaaatgactaatttattttgtcaactaAAATATCTTCTGAGCAAATCTAAATTACAAAGAagattcttataaaaaaaaaatataatagtcTCATCTCTCTCATCCACAGTAATATAAATAGGATACACACAcattacaagaagaaaaatccaaaattatctctctttctttttccatttctctctctctctctcatcactCAATAGTAGATCTTGATTGATCTGAAAAAAATGGTGAAGAAGACATCGTCGTCATTACACGTTCTGAGTGTATCTGTTTTGATGGTGTTGTTATGTTGTTGTGTTGATTACAGTCTCTGTGAAAAGAAGATCAAAACCTATAAGCTCACCAGAGGAAACTTTAGTGTTACCTTCACTAACTATGGTGCTGTCATGACCTCTCTTCTCCTCCCTGACAGACatggtctctctctctgtctctttcttcctctctgcctcttctgatttttttttatctgttttaaATCTGATATTtcttatgatgatgattcacAGGAAAGCAAGATGATGTTGTTCTTGGATTTGATAGTCTTGATAGTTAcaaggtaattaattaattactttttccTGATCTTTTAGTTGTTATATCACATTTTTGGTCAAAactttgggttttaattttagatAGAACCTAGATGTTCGGCTCAAAAAGCATTGTCACGTTATTCGATATCCTCcacttatataattaaaatccaaaaccaatGACTCATCACAACCCACGTTGATATTAGGCTTTACTGTTAGAAATAACAaatttagtaataataatttcctcggttttggatatttttattgTAGAATGATACAACTTATTTTGGAGCAATAGTGGGAAGAGTGGCTAATAGAATAGGAGGTGCTCAGTTCAAGTTAAATGGTCAACTGTACAAAACCAGTCCCAACGACGGCTATAACACTCTCCATggtatttattactttttatctCAATTTGATCTCACTCACTTACTCCTTTGTTGGAaatttcatttatgtttatttaaaaaCGTTATCACTAAtcaatttcttacaaaaatcaGGTGGTACAAAGGGATTCAGTGATGTGATTTGGTCAGTCCAAAGCTACGTTCCCACTAGCCACATTACTTTCAAATACGACAGCTTCGACGgtgaagaaggtaaaaaaaaaaaccaaaaagtacCATCTAACCCATAAAATTACTCTCTCCAATttaccaacaaaatatataaccaattgaaatgtaattttaattttttggttatttttttcaaaaggtTTCCCCGGAAACGTGACGGTGAAAGTGACGTACATGATCGGTAAAAACATACTCTGAGTTAAAATGGAAGCAAAGCCACTAAACAAACCAACACCAATCAACTTAGCCCTCCACACATACTGGAACCTCCGTAGCCACAACTCCGGCGACATCCTCTCCCACAAAATCCAACTCCTCGCCGATAAAATCACTCCCGTCGACGACACACTCATCCCAACCGGCGAAATCACCTCCATAGCCGGAACACCTTACGATTTCCTCGAGCCACGCGAGATCGGGAGCCGGATCCACGAGCTACCCGGCGGTTACGACATCAACTACATCATCGACGGACCTATCGGGAAACATCTGAGGAAAACGGCGGTTGTGACGGAGGATATCACAGGGAGGAAGATGGAGCTGTGGACGAACCAGCCTGGCGTTCAGTTTTACACGAGTAACATGTTGAAACGCGTCGTCGGAAAAGGTAAAGCGGTTTATGGGAAATACGGAGGTTTGTGTTTGGAGACTCAAGGCTTCCCAGATTCCGTCAATCACAAGAATTTCCCGACGCAGATTGTGAACCCCGGCGAGACTTATTTGCATGTTATGCTCTTCAGATTCACCGCTCATTAATCGGGTCGGGTTAGATCgaatcgggtcgggtttttaGGGCTTTTAATTATCAcgattaataataaatttgggGATCGATTTTATTATGCTTTTTAATCTCTTGTAGATGAATAATTCGACAAGTTCGTGGTaatgacaataaaattattcGACTTTTGCAgcaaattatttcatttttttcaaattaaatattaattttttcataatatttgtACTATGTGATTCAATTTCCAAAttgttaaattaaaagattatttttcaCAAGAAAGTACCAAATTTTTTAGGAGTGAGTTCagacaaaaacataaaacggtttcaggtttttttttttaaatggactAAGGAGCAGAGTTGGAGGTGGGAGGTTTCTTGAACTCGATCTTGTCGACTTTAACCTCTCCATCGATTAGCTCATAGACGTAAACCACAGCTCGGAAGCCGTCGATGTCCATAAGGACAAAGCTTGGGTTAACGTCTTGGTTAATGCTGCTGTAAGCTCCGGTGGCAGATCCCGGGTTGATGACCACTCCTCCTTCGTGTTTGTAGGCTGTGAACTGGTGGGTATGGCCTGTTACAAGTATGTCAACGCCGAGTTGTCTCTGAAGCATGGCGAGTGAGTCTAGATCACCCCATGGGATTACCTGTACATACAGCAAAATAGAGAAGCTCTTTTTCATACCACTGCAAGTAAGTTCATAAAGTTTAATAAACCATTGCTTACTAAGGAACGTGGAAgaaccagaaaacaaaatttaatgagTACATAGAGAATCAAACCCTAAACGAGTCATCTCTTTCATAGTTTTAGTCTAAAACATTGACATGAAAAATCAACGGTGCTTAAACTGACTTTCCCGTTTACtattcttaaacacattctTTATCATGAATAGGCAAGTGTAGATTAGAGGCATCTAGACAAAAGCAATGTATCATTGTTTATCATATGACAATGTAAAGACTGAGAGAAAAACTATTTGATGTGACAGTCAGAGCCTGATTACATTATCATGCATGTAGCAATAAGCGAGCAAAAACTGAAACTCACTGGGTAAGGACACAAACCAACAAAGCAATGAAGTAAAGGCAAgcaaaatttagtttttaaatcgAAATTTTGATAAACAGATGGTGTATGATACAACTAGGGAATATTGATATGCTGCAACATGCTCACAATGAAATGtgcaagagaagaaaaactGAACCTGGTGGCCATGGCACAGTCCCAGCTTGAATTGACCGATAGTCAAGGTTTTATTCTCAGGGTATCGTGCATCTTCATCAAACTCCCCTCGAACTATATGCAAATCAGGACAGATAGTCTTCAAGTAATCATGGATTTCCTAAAACAGTCACAAAATGTTAAGCTTACCACAAACATAAACCAGAAAAGATTTCACAGCATAAGAA
The Camelina sativa cultivar DH55 chromosome 6, Cs, whole genome shotgun sequence genome window above contains:
- the LOC104790986 gene encoding ABC transporter A family member 8-like isoform X2; this translates as MADSIPACFLTQADALLRKNLVFQRRNIWSNIRLITIPFFLCLLLLVVQMLFDTQFNDVHGQCGCKEKACDLRYSTSEQAAFCAIPNPPQWTPLLQIPAPQYRARTPQPSHSFPATFLFTGKNQSLGKVLMGNMQSKSSEFDGNLANYVLGSSSFPAYTNHMDSAFISDLPIYNIQHECSPNSSFSTLTHQSPLAFPKEVKCVQGLNMWVDSSSDVNSELFKGYRKGNPNKKINEFPGAFDFQNTNGNNLNVSVWYNSTYKNDTVVRPMALIRVPRLVNLASNAYLEFLKGSETKILFDYVKEMPKPETKLSLDIASLIGPLFFTWVILLLFPVILTTLVYEKQQRLRIMMKMHGLGDVPYWIVSYTYFLLVSILYMLCFAIFGSAIGLNFFRLNDFSIQLVFFLIYINLQISLAFLASAMFSDVKTATVIAYIYVFGTGLLGIFLFQFFLEDPLFPRGWIIAMELYPGFTLYRGLYELSQSAFEGDYRGIDGMRWRDFENNGMKQVICIMLIEWLLLLVSAYYIDQSTYSRKHPFFFFLRQNSSKKKQHHYFSNNQTSKVVVEMEKPDVCQEREKVEQHLLESSANCAVLCNNLKKVYSGKDGNPQKVAVRGLSLALHQGECFGMLGPNGAGKTSFINMMTGIIKPSSGTAFVQGLDILTDMDRIYTTIGVCPQHDLLWEKLSGREHLLFYGRLKNLKGVVLTQAVEESLRSVNLFHGGIGEKQVGKYSGGMKRRLSVAISLIGNPKVVYMDEPSTGLDPASRKSLWDVVKLAKQKGAIILTTHSMEEAEVLCDRLGIFVNGSLQCIGNPKELKGRYGGSYILTVTTSEEHEQEVEQLVDTISKNAKKIYRTAGTQKFELQKQEVKIAEVFQALEKAKMMFPVVAWGLADTTLEDVFVKVAQTS
- the LOC104790986 gene encoding ABC transporter A family member 8-like isoform X1; protein product: MADSIPACFLTQADALLRKNLVFQRRNIWSNIRLITIPFFLCLLLLVVQMLFDTQFNDVHGQCGCKEKACDLRYSTSEQAAFCAIPNPPQWTPLLQIPAPQYRARTPQPSHSFPATFLFTGKNQSLGKGINPNGILILFSYVTMKLFVLTVLMGNMQSKSSEFDGNLANYVLGSSSFPAYTNHMDSAFISDLPIYNIQHECSPNSSFSTLTHQSPLAFPKEVKCVQGLNMWVDSSSDVNSELFKGYRKGNPNKKINEFPGAFDFQNTNGNNLNVSVWYNSTYKNDTVVRPMALIRVPRLVNLASNAYLEFLKGSETKILFDYVKEMPKPETKLSLDIASLIGPLFFTWVILLLFPVILTTLVYEKQQRLRIMMKMHGLGDVPYWIVSYTYFLLVSILYMLCFAIFGSAIGLNFFRLNDFSIQLVFFLIYINLQISLAFLASAMFSDVKTATVIAYIYVFGTGLLGIFLFQFFLEDPLFPRGWIIAMELYPGFTLYRGLYELSQSAFEGDYRGIDGMRWRDFENNGMKQVICIMLIEWLLLLVSAYYIDQSTYSRKHPFFFFLRQNSSKKKQHHYFSNNQTSKVVVEMEKPDVCQEREKVEQHLLESSANCAVLCNNLKKVYSGKDGNPQKVAVRGLSLALHQGECFGMLGPNGAGKTSFINMMTGIIKPSSGTAFVQGLDILTDMDRIYTTIGVCPQHDLLWEKLSGREHLLFYGRLKNLKGVVLTQAVEESLRSVNLFHGGIGEKQVGKYSGGMKRRLSVAISLIGNPKVVYMDEPSTGLDPASRKSLWDVVKLAKQKGAIILTTHSMEEAEVLCDRLGIFVNGSLQCIGNPKELKGRYGGSYILTVTTSEEHEQEVEQLVDTISKNAKKIYRTAGTQKFELQKQEVKIAEVFQALEKAKMMFPVVAWGLADTTLEDVFVKVAQTS
- the LOC104790986 gene encoding ABC transporter A family member 8-like isoform X3, encoding MQGSSSFPAYTNHMDSAFISDLPIYNIQHECSPNSSFSTLTHQSPLAFPKEVKCVQGLNMWVDSSSDVNSELFKGYRKGNPNKKINEFPGAFDFQNTNGNNLNVSVWYNSTYKNDTVVRPMALIRVPRLVNLASNAYLEFLKGSETKILFDYVKEMPKPETKLSLDIASLIGPLFFTWVILLLFPVILTTLVYEKQQRLRIMMKMHGLGDVPYWIVSYTYFLLVSILYMLCFAIFGSAIGLNFFRLNDFSIQLVFFLIYINLQISLAFLASAMFSDVKTATVIAYIYVFGTGLLGIFLFQFFLEDPLFPRGWIIAMELYPGFTLYRGLYELSQSAFEGDYRGIDGMRWRDFENNGMKQVICIMLIEWLLLLVSAYYIDQSTYSRKHPFFFFLRQNSSKKKQHHYFSNNQTSKVVVEMEKPDVCQEREKVEQHLLESSANCAVLCNNLKKVYSGKDGNPQKVAVRGLSLALHQGECFGMLGPNGAGKTSFINMMTGIIKPSSGTAFVQGLDILTDMDRIYTTIGVCPQHDLLWEKLSGREHLLFYGRLKNLKGVVLTQAVEESLRSVNLFHGGIGEKQVGKYSGGMKRRLSVAISLIGNPKVVYMDEPSTGLDPASRKSLWDVVKLAKQKGAIILTTHSMEEAEVLCDRLGIFVNGSLQCIGNPKELKGRYGGSYILTVTTSEEHEQEVEQLVDTISKNAKKIYRTAGTQKFELQKQEVKIAEVFQALEKAKMMFPVVAWGLADTTLEDVFVKVAQTS
- the LOC104790988 gene encoding vacuolar protein sorting-associated protein 29, with the translated sequence MVLVLALGDLHVPHRAADLPPKFKSMLVPGKIQHIICTGNLCIKEIHDYLKTICPDLHIVRGEFDEDARYPENKTLTIGQFKLGLCHGHQVIPWGDLDSLAMLQRQLGVDILVTGHTHQFTAYKHEGGVVINPGSATGAYSSINQDVNPSFVLMDIDGFRAVVYVYELIDGEVKVDKIEFKKPPTSNSAP